A part of Gadus morhua chromosome 17, gadMor3.0, whole genome shotgun sequence genomic DNA contains:
- the LOC115529914 gene encoding stabilizer of axonemal microtubules 1, giving the protein MKSSPQTSTRSGTLEGVSQLAGGSQGEAPRSGTRRSGTPRHRGSNRQPSDQSTGTRAHTPFETDERPPLKAGMASHSVYTEDFQAWDSPARAHPLRPRDNLRVNRALFATATTNRDSFCPPGPPVAAREGCRPAPPPREAPPFDSTADHSSQYRPPTVRPRRPPARPACHPPGPPLTGVHTSHTDSRGQPSGTARSLEPAAAWGRSPASFASTTEFRDQYRAWPLPARLQPQTREHRAPEGDMAPLLSTTRAHFGEHRGLQRPPGARPGREASVRSSPVRSTMKEDFRAWTTVRRPPVAPPPQELEWPWGPFARTTTARASYTPKAAQRSLSCKPRPRPLNTGPPMEKASVYRASFTAPRGPLRDGAPPRGHGGVMDVRIRDRRSADAISNEPA; this is encoded by the exons ATGAAGTCCAGCCCACAGACGAGCACACGGTCAGGTACACTCGAAG GCGTCAGCCAGCTCGCCGggggcagtcagggtgaggcgcctcgctcagggacacgtcgctcagggacacctcgacaccggggatcgaaccggcaaccttcag ATCAGTCTACGGGAACCAGAGCCCACACACCATTCGAGACGGACGAACGGCCTCCTCTGAAGGCAGGAATGGCGTCTCACTCAGtgtacacag aagacttCCAGGCGTGGGACAGCCCTGCGAGGGCCCACCCTCTCCGCCCACGTGACAACCTCAGAGTCAACAGAGCGCTGTTCGCCACAGCCACGACCAACAGGGACAGCTtctgcccccccggccccccggtgGCGGCGAGGGAGGGCTGCAGACCCGCCCCGCCGCCACGGGAAGCCCCGCCCTTCGACAGCACCGCCGACCACAGCTCCCAGTACCGCCCCCCCACGGTCCGGCCCCGGAGGCCCCCAGCCCGGCCCGCCTGccacccccccgggccccctcTGACGGGGGTCCACACCAGCCACACGGACTCCAGGGGCCAGCCCTCGGGGACGGCCCGGTCCTTAGAGCCCGCGGcggcctgggggaggagccccgCCTCCTTCGCCAGCACCACAGAGTTCAGGGACCAGTACCGGGCCTGGCCCCTCCCGGCCCGGCTCCAGCCCCAGACCCGGGAGCACCGGGCCCCCGAGGGGGACAtggcccccctcctctccaccacccGGGCCCACTTCGGGGAGCACCGCGGGCTCCAGCGGCCCCCGGGGGCGCGGCCCGGCAGGGAGGCCTCCGTGAGGTCCTCGCCGGTGAGGTCCACCATGAAGGAGGACTTCAGGGCCTGGACCACGGTGCGCCGCCCccccgtggccccgcccccgcaggAGCTGGAGTGGCCCTGGGGCCCCTTCGCCCGGACCACCACGGCGCGCGCCTCGTACACGCCCAAGGCCGCCCAGCGCTCGCTGAGctgtaagccccgcccccggcccctgaACACCGGGCCCCCCATGGAGAAGGCCTCCGTCTACAGGGCCAGCTTCACGGCCCCACGGGGCCCCCTGAGGGACGGCGCACCCCCCAGGGGTCACGGTGGGGTCATGGACGTCAGGATCAGGGACCGCCGCTCTGCTGATGCAATAAGTAATGAACCAGCTTAG